A part of Populus alba chromosome 8, ASM523922v2, whole genome shotgun sequence genomic DNA contains:
- the LOC118056178 gene encoding pentatricopeptide repeat-containing protein At4g14820, translating to MGLVGLYHQSGLYDDVLHLFEEMRNSNLKPGEKSALVTMNASCGCLDIAEELFTRISSKNLVVLTAMVSGYSRVERVEDARFVCYHVYEKDLVFSRLGYAESDKPQEALNFFSQMQVLGIKPDQVTILSVISASARLGILDLLVG from the exons ATGGGCTTGGTGGGCTT GTACCATCAGAGTGGACTTTATGATGATGTGTTGCATCTTTTTGAAGAGATGAGGAATTCCAATTTGAAGCCAGGTGAAAAG AGTGCGCTGGTTACCATGAATGCAAGCTGTGGCTGTTTGGATATTGCTGAAGAATTATTTACTAGGATCTCATCAAAGAACTTGGTTGTTTTAACAGCCATGGTTTCTGGGTATTCGAGAGTTGAGAGAGTTGAAGATGCTCGCTTTGTTTGTTACCATGTGTATGAAAAAGACTTGGTTTTTAGCAGACTTGGTTATGCTGAGAGTGATAAGCCTCAGGaagctcttaatttttttagtcaaatgcAAGTTTTGGGAATCAAACCTGATCAAGTTACTATACTGAGTGTAATTTCCGCCAGTGCTCGTCTTGGTATTCTAGATCTCTTAGTGGGCTGA
- the LOC118056150 gene encoding uncharacterized protein produces MKAYSTITSLFSMKSSATNTTNTAMEERDSCYFPGCRKGANCNCDICLASINATLDLMPVSIQKSSLTKLSSSRANVECTPLSFDTSVISTPRSSSCPKMDSPTLKSTARLTLNQKKEKKKEPRPFGFWGVFFSLVWGLSLLYGVENGFSWGVCRFLRPSFSSDMIISIGERSWVVQDLNRRLRFLQSELKDFVDDGKVSNCSFMNSIWEINKDGLLLNSRCVLYKSALEEVSIWGWPLQTGGLLKTEFSSRSFTVLSGRVTEWSDGKIGYSIRKANTSWVHRNWAASVVQLDPNTWILEYERRLMLDNSKLFSSVAGVLKYRMSRALKSMNPGFWLFSDFERQYSVFTVKDRVKIIPT; encoded by the exons ATGAAAGCATACAGCACGATAACATCACTGTTCTCCATGAAATCAAGCGCTACCAACACTACCAACACTGCCATGGAAGAAAGAGATAGCTGTTACTTCCCTGGTTGCAGAAAAGGTGCCAACTGCAACTGTGATATTTGCTTAGCTAGCATCAATGCTACCCTTGACCTCATGCCAGTCAGCATTCAAAAGTCCTCTCTCACCAAGCTTTCTTCTTCACGCGCCAACGTAGAATGCACTCCCCTTTCTTTTGATACTTCAGTTATCTCTACACCGAGATCAAGTTCTTGTCCTAAAATGGACTCTCCAACACTCAAATCAACAGCAAGATTGACTCtgaatcaaaagaaagaaaagaagaaagaaccgCGGCCTTTTGGTTTCTGGGGTGTTTTTTTTAGCCTGGTTTGGGGATTAAGCTTGCTTTATGGTGTGGAAAATGGGTTTTCTTGGGGGGTTTGTAGGTTTTTAAGGCCTTCGTTTTCATCTGATATGATTATAAGTATTGGTGAGAGATCTTGGGTTGTACAAGATTTGAATCGGAGGCTAAGATTTTTGCAGAGTGAATTGAAAGATTTTGTTGACGATGGGAAGGTTTCAAATTGCAGCTTTATGAATTCAATATGGGAAATCAACAAG GATGGGCTGCTTTTGAATTCACGGTGCGTCTTGTACAAGTCAGCATTGGAAGAGGTGAGCATATGGGGCTGGCCTTTGCAAACTGGAGGATTGCTCAAAACAGAATTTTCTTCACGATCATTTACTGTGTTGTCAGGCAGAGTTACAGAG tgGTCTGACGGGAAGATTGGCTACTCAATTCGAAAAGCCAACACTTCCTGGGTTCACAGGAATTGGGCTGCCTCTGTTGTCCAATTAGATCCCAATACATGGATTCTGGAGTATGAGAGAAGGTTGATGTTGGATAACTCAAAGCTGTTTTCATCCGTAGCAGGGGTCCTCAAATACAGAATGTCACGAGCTCTGAAAAGTATGAATCCAGGATTCTGGTTGTTCTCTGATTTTGAGCGCCAATACAGTGTGTTTACAGTAAAAGACCGTGTCAAGATCATCCCAACTTAG
- the LOC118056185 gene encoding uncharacterized protein, translating into MEIESVQCECCELKEDCTQEYISEVKAKFDGKWLCGLCSEAVRDEVSRGKTQSGMEEAVRAHMSFCGKFNSNPAVRVADGMRQMLRRRSGDLSSSKSSSKKYSRSATTKLYQLNKK; encoded by the coding sequence ATGGAGATTGAATCGGTCCAGTGTGAGTGTTGTGAACTGAAAGAGGATTGCACCCAAGAATATATTAGTGAAGTGAAGGCCAAATTTGATGGCAAGTGGCTATGTGGATTGTGCTCAGAAGCTGTTAGAGATGAAGTTAGCAGGGGTAAAACGCAATCTGGAATGGAAGAAGCTGTGAGAGCTCACATGTCATTTTGTGGTAAATTCAATTCGAATCCAGCAGTTAGAGTTGCTGATGGTATGAGGCAGATGCTGAGAAGACGGTCAGGAGACTTGTCTTCATCAAAATCTTCTTCCAAGAAGTATTCAAGGTCGGCAACCACAAAACTGTAccaattgaacaaaaaataa